One region of Mesobacillus boroniphilus genomic DNA includes:
- a CDS encoding DUF3231 family protein, with the protein MEHNPQLTSSEVAAMWGAYMQNSMAHCIVQHFAKVNEDTEMTDIINDALSNCKFVVDQVKSIFEKDHHALPIGFTQEDVNLKAGRVYSDLFALRYIKHMASAGTVASAAFLEVLARNDVRELFSKTSKIFMKLYNDSCDLLLKKGTFVRSPIIPPMEKAEYLQDESFLSSLMGRHRPLTAVELAHISKNTETNSIGRTFLAGFSQTAQSPEVRKFMERGSEIAAKHETVFREILIQDGVPLPSTWDSAISQSIVPPFSDKLMMFQTNSLDAISVGGYGTAIGASLRKDLGGHYTRLVTEILQYANDGIKIMIDNRWMEQPPQNVDREALRNRSN; encoded by the coding sequence ATGGAACATAACCCTCAATTGACTTCATCAGAAGTAGCCGCAATGTGGGGAGCGTATATGCAAAATTCAATGGCTCACTGCATCGTACAGCATTTTGCAAAGGTAAATGAAGATACCGAAATGACGGATATCATAAATGATGCGTTATCAAATTGCAAATTTGTAGTGGATCAAGTCAAATCCATTTTTGAAAAAGATCATCATGCACTGCCTATCGGGTTTACTCAGGAAGACGTGAATTTAAAAGCAGGCCGGGTGTATTCAGACCTTTTTGCTCTTCGGTATATTAAACACATGGCTTCGGCAGGAACTGTGGCATCAGCAGCATTTCTCGAAGTATTGGCAAGGAACGATGTCAGAGAATTATTTTCGAAGACTTCTAAGATATTTATGAAACTTTATAATGATTCTTGTGATTTACTTTTAAAAAAAGGCACGTTTGTACGTTCGCCAATCATACCTCCAATGGAGAAAGCAGAATATTTACAGGATGAATCCTTTTTATCCAGTTTAATGGGAAGACATCGCCCACTAACCGCTGTAGAACTGGCTCATATATCTAAAAATACAGAGACAAATTCCATTGGCAGGACATTTTTAGCAGGTTTTTCTCAAACAGCCCAATCACCAGAGGTACGGAAATTTATGGAGAGAGGTTCTGAAATAGCCGCTAAGCATGAAACTGTTTTTAGAGAAATATTAATACAGGATGGAGTTCCGCTACCAAGTACCTGGGATTCAGCGATATCTCAATCAATTGTACCGCCTTTTTCAGATAAGCTAATGATGTTTCAAACCAACAGTCTGGATGCGATCAGTGTTGGTGGCTATGGAACTGCAATTGGAGCGAGCCTAAGAAAAGATCTAGGTGGGCATTACACAAGGCTTGTGACTGAAATCCTTCAATATGCAAATGACGGGATTAAAATAATGATTGATAACAGATGGATGGAACAGCCTCCACAAAATGTTGATAGGGAAGCTTTAAGAAACAGAAGTAATTAG
- the pckA gene encoding phosphoenolpyruvate carboxykinase (ATP): MNVVGISNELSALLKGSNVQVQLSVPQLVEKVLNRNEGLLTSTGAVRATTGKYTGRSPKDKFIVEEESVKDKIDWGSVNQPISEESFTKLYNKVLNFLKEKEEFFVFKGFAGADTKYRLPIQVINEYAWHNLFAHQLFIRPSEEELVDHEAGFTVISAPNFKADPEVDGTNSETFIIVSFEQRVVLIGGTEYAGEMKKSIFSVMNYLLPENGILSMHCSANVGREGDVALFFGLSGTGKTTLSADNNRRLIGDDEHGWSANGVFNIEGGCYAKCINLSKEKEPQIFDAIRFGSVLENVVIDEETRVADYDDGSLTENTRAAYPIQAIDNIVDPSIAGHPNAIVFLTADAFGVLPPIAKLTKEQAMYHFLSGYTSKLAGTERGITSPQATFSTCFGSPFLPLAATRYAEMLGEKIDEHNAKVFLVNTGWTGGEYGTGSRMKLAFTRAMVQAALEGELNNVETVKDEIFGLDIPLHVPGVPDDVLQPVKTWSDKDAYFKKANELAGKFRKNFKKFSNVPSEIEEKGGPTAK; encoded by the coding sequence ATGAATGTTGTAGGAATATCAAATGAACTTTCAGCTTTATTAAAAGGAAGCAATGTCCAGGTCCAGTTATCCGTTCCCCAGCTTGTTGAAAAAGTCCTGAACCGCAACGAAGGACTCCTGACTTCAACTGGTGCCGTAAGAGCAACAACTGGTAAGTATACTGGCCGTTCACCTAAAGATAAATTCATTGTCGAAGAAGAATCCGTGAAGGATAAAATTGACTGGGGCTCTGTCAACCAGCCGATTTCCGAGGAATCTTTCACAAAGCTATATAATAAGGTATTGAATTTCCTAAAAGAAAAAGAGGAATTTTTTGTTTTCAAAGGCTTCGCAGGTGCTGACACAAAATACCGCCTTCCAATCCAGGTCATCAATGAATACGCTTGGCACAACCTTTTTGCACATCAATTGTTCATCCGTCCAAGTGAGGAAGAGCTTGTTGACCATGAAGCAGGATTCACGGTCATCTCAGCGCCGAATTTCAAAGCTGACCCAGAGGTTGATGGCACGAATTCCGAGACATTCATCATCGTTTCCTTTGAACAGCGTGTTGTACTGATTGGCGGAACTGAATATGCAGGAGAAATGAAAAAGTCGATTTTCTCTGTCATGAATTACCTTCTGCCTGAAAACGGCATCCTTTCCATGCACTGCTCTGCAAATGTGGGACGCGAAGGCGATGTTGCATTGTTCTTCGGCCTTTCCGGAACAGGAAAGACAACTTTGTCTGCTGATAACAATCGCCGCCTGATTGGTGATGACGAGCATGGCTGGTCAGCTAACGGCGTCTTTAACATCGAGGGTGGATGCTATGCAAAATGCATCAACTTATCCAAAGAAAAAGAACCGCAAATCTTTGATGCAATCCGGTTCGGATCTGTACTTGAAAATGTCGTTATCGATGAAGAAACGCGTGTAGCGGATTATGATGATGGCAGTCTTACAGAAAACACTCGCGCTGCCTATCCAATCCAGGCAATCGATAACATCGTGGATCCGAGCATTGCCGGACATCCAAACGCGATCGTATTCCTGACTGCTGATGCTTTCGGAGTCTTGCCTCCAATCGCTAAGCTAACGAAGGAACAAGCAATGTACCATTTCTTGAGCGGATATACATCAAAGCTAGCTGGCACGGAACGCGGCATCACTTCACCGCAAGCAACGTTCTCGACTTGCTTCGGCTCACCTTTCCTTCCGCTTGCAGCAACAAGATATGCGGAAATGCTTGGTGAAAAAATCGATGAGCACAACGCTAAAGTATTCCTTGTCAACACAGGATGGACAGGCGGAGAGTACGGTACTGGAAGCCGCATGAAGCTTGCTTTCACGCGTGCGATGGTCCAGGCAGCACTTGAAGGTGAACTGAACAATGTGGAAACAGTGAAAGACGAAATCTTCGGCCTTGACATCCCGCTTCATGTACCAGGTGTACCGGACGATGTCCTTCAGCCAGTCAAGACATGGAGCGACAAAGACGCTTACTTTAAAAAAGCCAACGAGCTTGCTGGGAAGTTCCGTAAGAATTTCAAGAAGTTCTCGAACGTACCGTCAGAGATCGAAGAAAAAGGCGGACCAACAGCGAAGTAA
- the asnB gene encoding asparagine synthase (glutamine-hydrolyzing) yields the protein MCGFIGCVHENAQEFSSDDKQLFKNMNDIITHRGPDDDGYFYDEHIQFGFRRLSIIDLEAGHQPLTYENERYWIIFNGEIYNYLELREELMEEGLTFETHSDTEVIIALYSHLKEQAVDKLRGMFAFVIWDKQEQVLYGARDHFGIKPFFYFEDGDRTFFGSEKKSILLALENDVLDYKALQHYLTYQFVPEPNTMSEGIYKLEPGHYFTKRIGSPMEIKRYWKASFSPIHKTEDEFTKEIRDVLFESVKIHMRSDVPVGSFLSGGIDSSIIASIAKQYHPSIKTFSVGFEQNGFSEIDVAKETADKLGVENISYVISPQEYMDELPKIMWHMDDPLADPAAIPLYFVAREARKHVTVVLSGEGADELFGGYNIYREPQDLEMFNKIPQVGKSMLKGISKMMPEGMKGKSFIERGVTPMEERYIGNAKMFTEKEKSELLHVYNGQYDYRDITKPLYRESRGYDPVDTMQYIDIHTWMRGDILLKADKMTMAHSLELRVPFLDKIVFETASKIPTSLKTANNTTKYILRKAAEGVVPDHVLTRKKLGFPVPIRHWLKEEMNDWAKNIIKESNTEHLINKSYLLKLLDDHCQNKADNSRKIWTVLMFMMWHDVYVEKKYSFQKEYEAQKVLQS from the coding sequence ATGTGTGGCTTTATCGGTTGTGTACATGAAAATGCACAGGAATTCAGCAGCGATGATAAGCAGCTGTTTAAAAATATGAATGACATCATCACCCATCGTGGACCGGATGATGATGGGTATTTCTATGACGAGCATATCCAGTTCGGCTTCCGCCGTCTGAGCATCATTGACCTTGAGGCTGGCCATCAGCCATTAACCTACGAAAATGAGCGCTACTGGATCATTTTCAATGGGGAAATCTACAATTATCTTGAGCTTCGTGAAGAGTTGATGGAAGAAGGCCTGACCTTTGAGACTCACTCTGACACCGAAGTAATCATTGCTCTTTACAGCCACCTGAAAGAACAGGCTGTCGACAAGCTGCGCGGAATGTTCGCGTTTGTCATTTGGGATAAACAGGAGCAGGTTCTTTATGGTGCGCGTGACCATTTCGGCATCAAGCCTTTCTTCTACTTTGAAGATGGCGACCGCACGTTCTTCGGTTCTGAGAAAAAGAGCATCCTGCTAGCACTTGAGAATGACGTTCTTGATTACAAGGCACTTCAGCACTATTTAACGTATCAGTTCGTTCCAGAACCTAATACAATGTCTGAAGGCATCTACAAGCTTGAGCCAGGGCATTATTTTACAAAGAGAATCGGTTCGCCGATGGAAATCAAGCGTTACTGGAAAGCCAGCTTCTCGCCAATCCATAAGACCGAGGATGAATTCACGAAGGAGATCAGGGATGTCCTGTTTGAATCGGTGAAAATCCACATGCGCAGTGATGTGCCAGTTGGCTCTTTCCTTTCTGGAGGAATTGATTCCTCGATCATTGCGTCGATTGCGAAGCAGTATCATCCTTCAATCAAGACATTCTCTGTTGGGTTTGAACAGAATGGCTTCAGCGAGATTGACGTCGCTAAGGAAACGGCTGATAAACTCGGTGTTGAAAACATCAGCTATGTGATCAGTCCGCAGGAATACATGGATGAACTTCCGAAGATTATGTGGCATATGGATGACCCGCTTGCTGACCCGGCCGCTATACCTTTGTACTTCGTTGCCCGTGAAGCAAGGAAGCATGTAACGGTTGTCCTTTCCGGAGAAGGTGCGGATGAACTGTTCGGCGGTTATAACATTTACCGTGAACCGCAGGACCTTGAAATGTTCAACAAGATCCCACAGGTAGGAAAGTCCATGCTAAAGGGCATATCTAAAATGATGCCAGAGGGCATGAAGGGCAAGAGCTTCATCGAACGCGGCGTGACACCAATGGAAGAGCGTTACATTGGAAACGCGAAGATGTTCACTGAAAAAGAGAAGAGCGAGCTGCTCCATGTTTATAATGGACAGTACGATTACAGGGATATCACGAAGCCTCTTTATCGCGAGAGCAGAGGCTACGATCCGGTTGATACAATGCAATATATTGATATACACACTTGGATGCGGGGCGACATTTTATTGAAGGCTGATAAAATGACGATGGCTCATTCTTTGGAGCTTCGCGTACCATTCCTTGATAAGATTGTTTTCGAAACAGCTTCAAAGATTCCTACAAGCTTGAAAACAGCTAACAACACAACCAAGTACATTTTGCGGAAAGCGGCTGAAGGGGTTGTACCTGATCACGTTCTTACACGCAAAAAGCTTGGATTCCCGGTGCCGATTCGCCACTGGCTGAAGGAAGAAATGAATGACTGGGCGAAGAACATCATCAAGGAAAGCAACACAGAGCATCTTATCAATAAGTCGTACTTATTGAAGCTATTGGATGACCACTGCCAGAACAAGGCTGACAACAGCCGTAAAATCTGGACAGTACTGATGTTCATGATGTGGCATGATGTTTATGTCGAAAAAAAATACTCCTTCCAAAAGGAGTATGAGGCTCAGAAAGTTTTACAATCTTAA
- a CDS encoding DUF2584 domain-containing protein, with protein MGMPLELNTMIVTKGREKRLEDNYFSLTKEGYRLYPVDIPLEVKKTIEGDLTGTGVIKKVEWTENTTTLTYQLISLNSTN; from the coding sequence ATGGGAATGCCATTAGAGTTGAATACAATGATCGTCACAAAGGGCCGGGAAAAGCGGCTCGAAGACAATTACTTCTCTTTGACCAAGGAAGGCTACAGGCTTTATCCAGTTGACATTCCACTAGAAGTCAAAAAGACAATCGAAGGTGACCTTACCGGAACAGGTGTCATCAAAAAAGTAGAATGGACAGAAAACACAACAACACTTACGTATCAATTAATATCCTTGAACTCAACCAACTAA
- a CDS encoding tetraprenyl-beta-curcumene synthase family protein, translated as MLIPSMPISLMYRVYKQVLPQVHRELAYWKSRAEEIPNPELRKQALASIEHKTFHCEGGSILSLTAKKNYKKAIRFIVAYQTISDYLDNLCDRSTSLDPADFAALHESMADALNLDNQLKNYYREREDQSDGGYLIELVTVCREILAELDHYQDIKKHLSELCDYYCDLQIHKHVEVKDRVPRLQIWFDGHRDNIPDMEWYEFSACTGSTLGIFCLVSYGLRDDFKPEYADSIRNGYFPYIQGLHILLDYFIDQEEDRQGGDLNFCFYYENEEALFDRLRHFVQHADHHTAKLPHQKFHKLINRGLLGVYLSDEKVRRQERIRKLAREMIKTAGPVSYFFYINGRAYRSLQKWIPSGVVRAFIK; from the coding sequence ATGTTGATTCCATCAATGCCAATCAGTTTAATGTACCGTGTATACAAACAAGTTCTGCCTCAAGTACACAGGGAACTGGCATACTGGAAGAGCAGGGCAGAGGAAATCCCGAACCCTGAATTAAGGAAACAGGCTCTCGCCAGTATCGAGCATAAAACCTTTCATTGCGAAGGAGGCTCAATTTTGAGTCTGACCGCGAAAAAGAATTATAAGAAAGCGATCCGCTTCATAGTGGCTTATCAGACAATCAGTGATTACCTGGATAATCTTTGTGATCGAAGTACGTCCCTTGACCCGGCTGATTTTGCTGCATTGCATGAATCAATGGCGGACGCTCTCAATCTGGACAACCAGCTGAAAAATTATTACCGGGAGCGGGAGGACCAGAGTGATGGCGGTTATCTAATTGAGTTAGTGACCGTTTGCCGGGAGATTCTTGCCGAGCTTGATCATTATCAGGATATCAAGAAGCACCTGAGCGAGCTATGCGATTATTATTGCGATTTGCAAATACACAAGCATGTTGAGGTCAAAGATCGTGTACCGAGACTGCAAATATGGTTCGATGGCCATCGTGATAACATTCCGGACATGGAGTGGTATGAATTCTCAGCGTGCACCGGCTCAACGCTCGGAATCTTTTGCCTCGTATCCTACGGGCTGCGTGATGACTTCAAGCCAGAATACGCAGATAGCATCCGTAACGGGTATTTTCCTTACATACAAGGGCTCCATATCCTGCTCGATTACTTCATCGACCAGGAAGAAGACCGCCAAGGCGGCGATTTGAACTTCTGTTTTTATTATGAAAATGAAGAAGCTTTATTTGACCGCTTGCGACATTTTGTACAACATGCTGACCATCATACGGCCAAGCTTCCGCATCAAAAATTTCATAAACTAATCAACCGCGGCCTTCTCGGTGTTTACCTATCCGATGAAAAAGTAAGGCGCCAGGAAAGAATCAGGAAGCTTGCGAGAGAAATGATCAAGACAGCCGGCCCTGTCAGCTACTTCTTTTATATCAATGGACGAGCGTATCGGTCATTGCAGAAATGGATTCCTTCTGGAGTGGTGAGGGCGTTTATAAAATAG
- a CDS encoding tRNA (mnm(5)s(2)U34)-methyltransferase, with translation MKLERILPFARNLLELAVKPGDIAVDATVGNGHDTLFLANLVGPSGRIYGFDIQDEALMACKTKLREHDLQDQVTLFHTGHENITECIPPLHFGKVTGAIFNLGYLPGGDKNIVTVPETTIQAIDQLLEIMAPEGIIVIVIYHGHPEGKVEREYLLRYVKSLEQNIAHVLEYKFLNQKNNPPFIIAIEKR, from the coding sequence ATGAAGCTTGAACGAATCCTTCCATTTGCCAGGAACCTTCTTGAATTAGCTGTGAAGCCCGGGGATATCGCTGTCGATGCGACAGTCGGCAACGGGCATGATACATTATTTTTAGCCAACCTGGTCGGCCCTTCCGGCAGGATTTACGGCTTTGATATCCAGGATGAAGCGCTCATGGCGTGCAAAACGAAGCTTCGCGAACATGATTTGCAGGATCAGGTAACATTGTTCCATACCGGGCATGAAAACATCACAGAGTGCATACCGCCGCTGCACTTCGGAAAAGTCACAGGTGCCATCTTCAACCTTGGATATCTCCCCGGCGGCGATAAAAACATCGTAACCGTCCCTGAGACAACCATCCAGGCCATCGACCAGCTGCTAGAAATCATGGCCCCAGAAGGCATCATAGTAATTGTGATCTACCACGGACATCCCGAAGGCAAGGTAGAACGGGAGTATTTATTGCGATATGTAAAATCACTGGAACAAAACATAGCACATGTATTAGAGTATAAATTCCTGAACCAGAAAAACAACCCGCCATTTATTATTGCGATTGAGAAGAGATAA
- a CDS encoding C39 family peptidase, whose amino-acid sequence MLYISIAAIVPLLVLFFLLIRKQNSMIKSILMFMFVFSSVAGAFLLENMQASHVAKAVQSVKEWLDEPEPQAARAPDVIEEYKPEIIPIKNQVLLDAPIIWQMPELPRGCEVTSLAMLLQYQDIKVDKLTLAREVKKNPAEYRLNNGKIYFGDPNEGFVGNMYTYTQPGLGVYHKPIAELAEQYLPGKIIDLTGAEFQELKIQLSDQRPVWIITNTEYKRLDDSFFQTWYTPNGEVKVTTKEHSVLITGYDKSFIYFNDPLTGEKNKKAPMKDFVEAWVQMGRQAVTYLP is encoded by the coding sequence ATGTTATATATATCAATTGCGGCAATTGTACCGCTGCTAGTCTTGTTTTTTCTGTTGATCCGAAAACAAAATAGCATGATCAAATCCATTTTGATGTTCATGTTTGTTTTTTCATCTGTGGCAGGTGCCTTCCTGCTCGAGAACATGCAGGCTTCCCATGTCGCAAAAGCTGTCCAGTCGGTCAAGGAATGGCTTGATGAGCCTGAGCCCCAGGCGGCACGTGCACCAGATGTAATAGAAGAATACAAACCTGAAATCATCCCAATAAAAAACCAGGTACTTCTGGATGCGCCGATCATCTGGCAGATGCCTGAGCTCCCAAGAGGTTGCGAAGTCACGAGCCTGGCCATGCTTCTGCAGTACCAGGATATCAAAGTGGACAAGCTGACACTTGCCAGGGAAGTAAAGAAAAACCCAGCTGAATACCGTCTCAATAATGGCAAAATCTATTTTGGTGATCCAAATGAAGGTTTCGTCGGCAATATGTACACGTACACTCAACCAGGTCTGGGTGTCTACCATAAACCGATTGCTGAATTGGCCGAACAGTACCTTCCCGGTAAAATAATAGATCTGACCGGCGCAGAATTCCAGGAACTTAAAATCCAATTATCTGATCAACGGCCAGTATGGATCATTACGAATACGGAATATAAAAGATTGGACGATAGCTTTTTCCAAACATGGTATACACCTAATGGGGAAGTCAAAGTTACAACAAAAGAGCATTCCGTTTTGATTACCGGCTATGACAAAAGCTTTATCTACTTCAACGATCCGTTAACTGGTGAGAAAAATAAAAAAGCACCCATGAAAGACTTCGTGGAAGCCTGGGTGCAGATGGGAAGGCAAGCAGTTACCTACCTTCCCTGA
- a CDS encoding alpha/beta hydrolase, producing the protein MWKWEADGDAKAVIVMIHGALEHHRRYGWLIEAWRTSGFHVIMGDLPGQGMTTRANRGHIDSFDEYILEVKEWVEAAYEFDLPVFLLGHSMGGLVAIRMLQEERVEIAGLILSSPCLGLINYPSKMLDMLSHGLNVLVPTMRMSSGLTVEMATRNEDVRAVDANDALYITKVSIRWYRELISAMEQAFENMGKVQDVPTLLLQGGDDRIVDKRSVKDWFNNAPLSEKRYKEWPKCYHEVFNEPEREEIFDYAHDFVISQLKAIGYVY; encoded by the coding sequence ATGTGGAAATGGGAAGCTGACGGTGATGCTAAGGCTGTAATCGTTATGATTCATGGTGCCCTTGAGCATCACAGGCGATACGGGTGGCTGATTGAAGCGTGGCGCACATCCGGATTTCATGTCATAATGGGTGATTTGCCTGGACAGGGCATGACAACGAGGGCAAACCGTGGCCATATAGATTCATTTGATGAGTATATTTTGGAAGTGAAAGAGTGGGTAGAGGCAGCTTATGAATTTGACCTGCCGGTATTTTTGCTCGGCCATAGCATGGGGGGACTTGTAGCCATCCGCATGCTGCAGGAGGAACGTGTCGAAATTGCCGGACTTATTCTGTCTTCGCCATGTCTTGGTTTGATCAATTATCCTTCGAAAATGCTGGATATGCTTTCGCACGGCTTGAATGTACTGGTTCCTACCATGCGTATGTCGTCAGGCCTGACGGTTGAAATGGCAACAAGGAATGAGGACGTTAGGGCTGTGGATGCAAATGACGCACTCTATATTACCAAGGTATCCATCCGCTGGTACCGTGAACTTATCTCAGCAATGGAGCAGGCTTTTGAAAACATGGGCAAAGTGCAGGATGTTCCGACGCTCCTATTGCAGGGCGGGGATGATAGGATTGTGGATAAACGTTCTGTCAAGGACTGGTTCAACAATGCTCCGCTGTCGGAAAAAAGATATAAAGAATGGCCGAAGTGCTATCATGAAGTGTTCAACGAGCCTGAACGCGAAGAGATTTTTGACTATGCACATGATTTTGTCATCAGCCAGCTGAAGGCAATTGGATATGTTTATTAG
- the metK gene encoding methionine adenosyltransferase, translating into MSNKRRLFTSESVTEGHPDKICDQISDAILDAILAKDANARVAAETSVTTGLVLVAGEITTSTYVDIPKIVRETVKEIGYTRAKYGFDSETCAVLTSIDEQSADIAMGVDQALEAREGQMSDEEIEAIGAGDQGLMFGFACNETKELMPLPISLAHKISRRLTEVRKEEILPYLRPDGKTQVTVEYDENDKPVRIDTIVISTQHHPEVSLEQIQRNLKEHVINPVVPSELIDENTKYFINPTGRFVIGGPQGDAGLTGRKIIVDTYGGYARHGGGAFSGKDPTKVDRSAAYAARYVAKNIVAAGLADKVEVQLAYAIGVARPVSISIDTFGTGKVSEDVLIDVVENNFDLRPAGIINMLDLRKPIYKQTAAYGHFGRSDVDLPWERTDKAEALRTQAQGK; encoded by the coding sequence ATGTCAAACAAACGCCGTTTGTTCACTTCTGAATCAGTAACAGAAGGCCATCCGGATAAAATTTGCGACCAGATCTCTGACGCGATTTTGGATGCGATCCTTGCTAAGGATGCTAACGCCCGTGTTGCTGCTGAAACATCAGTTACAACAGGCCTTGTACTAGTTGCAGGGGAAATCACTACATCTACATACGTAGATATTCCGAAAATTGTTCGTGAAACAGTTAAGGAAATTGGCTACACTCGCGCTAAGTACGGCTTCGACTCTGAAACTTGCGCAGTTTTGACTTCAATCGACGAGCAGTCTGCTGATATCGCAATGGGTGTTGACCAGGCTCTTGAAGCACGTGAAGGCCAAATGTCAGATGAAGAAATCGAAGCAATCGGAGCTGGAGACCAGGGCTTAATGTTCGGGTTTGCCTGCAACGAAACAAAAGAGCTTATGCCTCTACCGATTTCATTGGCACATAAGATTTCTCGCCGCCTGACTGAAGTACGTAAGGAAGAAATCCTACCTTACCTTCGTCCAGACGGAAAAACTCAGGTAACAGTTGAATACGATGAGAACGACAAGCCTGTCCGCATCGATACAATCGTTATCTCAACTCAGCACCACCCAGAAGTTTCGCTTGAGCAAATCCAGCGCAATCTTAAAGAACATGTCATCAATCCTGTTGTACCATCAGAATTGATTGACGAAAATACAAAATACTTCATCAACCCAACTGGCCGTTTCGTAATCGGCGGACCACAGGGTGATGCTGGTTTGACTGGCCGTAAAATCATCGTTGATACTTACGGCGGATACGCTCGTCACGGCGGCGGCGCTTTCTCTGGTAAGGATCCTACAAAAGTTGACCGTTCAGCTGCATACGCTGCACGTTACGTTGCTAAGAACATCGTAGCTGCTGGTCTTGCTGACAAAGTTGAAGTTCAGCTTGCATACGCAATCGGTGTTGCCCGTCCGGTATCCATCTCAATCGATACATTCGGTACAGGCAAAGTGAGCGAAGACGTATTGATCGACGTTGTTGAAAACAACTTCGACCTTCGCCCGGCTGGTATCATCAACATGCTTGACCTGCGCAAGCCAATCTACAAGCAGACAGCTGCTTATGGACACTTCGGCCGTTCTGACGTTGACCTTCCATGGGAGCGTACAGACAAGGCTGAGGCACTTCGCACTCAAGCTCAAGGAAAATAA
- a CDS encoding gamma carbonic anhydrase family protein gives MIYPYKGKTPKIADSAFIADYVTITGDVEIGEESSVWFNTSIRGDVAPTIIGNKVNIQDNSVLHQSPNNPLVLEDEVTVGHQVILHSCIIRKKALIGMGSIILDQAEIGEGAFIGAGSLVPQGKIIPPNTLAFGRPAKVIRELNEEDIRDMERISREYAEKGQYYKNLKNKDE, from the coding sequence ATGATTTATCCTTACAAAGGCAAGACACCTAAAATAGCTGATTCAGCATTTATTGCTGATTATGTAACGATTACCGGGGATGTCGAGATCGGAGAAGAATCGAGCGTTTGGTTCAACACCTCCATCCGTGGTGACGTCGCTCCCACTATTATTGGAAATAAAGTGAATATACAAGATAACTCTGTCCTCCATCAAAGTCCAAATAATCCTTTGGTTCTTGAGGATGAAGTGACAGTTGGCCACCAAGTCATCCTCCACAGCTGCATCATCCGAAAAAAAGCATTGATTGGGATGGGCTCGATCATCCTTGACCAGGCTGAAATCGGCGAAGGTGCTTTCATTGGCGCTGGCAGCCTTGTCCCTCAAGGTAAAATAATCCCTCCGAACACGCTTGCATTCGGTCGGCCGGCCAAGGTCATCCGCGAGCTGAACGAAGAAGACATCCGTGACATGGAACGAATCTCAAGAGAGTATGCCGAGAAAGGTCAATACTATAAAAATCTTAAGAACAAAGACGAATGA
- a CDS encoding alpha/beta hydrolase family protein, whose protein sequence is MENDGQIISAYKFPSPNPSVELQMVTYYAGGLRVKGLLAKPADGSGTEGFLYLRGGIKNVGKVRPARIAQFASEGFTVFAPFYRGNQGGEGDEDFGGDDRVDAFAGFKLLQTLPWVDRIHVFGFSRGGLMALLTAIEFPETASVVTWGGVTDMFLTYVERKDLRRMMKRVIGGSPKKVPDRYKFRTPLYEIENLKAPVLLIHGRNDRNVSAEHSYRIEKRLKEMDMPVESWYFDDYTHYFPPVMNRKVVADLTNWMKSPEQQ, encoded by the coding sequence TTGGAAAACGATGGGCAAATAATCTCAGCTTATAAATTTCCTTCCCCCAATCCGTCCGTCGAGCTGCAAATGGTGACCTATTATGCAGGCGGACTTCGTGTAAAAGGACTGCTGGCCAAGCCGGCTGATGGAAGCGGGACAGAAGGATTCCTGTATCTGCGGGGTGGCATCAAAAATGTAGGCAAGGTGCGGCCTGCTCGGATTGCCCAATTTGCGTCTGAAGGCTTCACAGTTTTCGCTCCTTTTTACCGGGGGAACCAGGGAGGGGAAGGAGATGAGGACTTTGGAGGTGATGACCGGGTAGATGCCTTTGCTGGATTCAAGCTGCTGCAAACTTTGCCATGGGTCGATCGGATTCATGTTTTTGGATTTTCACGCGGAGGTTTGATGGCTTTGCTGACTGCCATTGAATTTCCGGAGACGGCGTCGGTTGTTACTTGGGGAGGGGTAACAGATATGTTTTTAACGTATGTAGAAAGAAAGGATCTGCGCAGGATGATGAAAAGGGTAATCGGAGGATCACCAAAAAAGGTGCCGGACCGGTATAAATTCAGGACGCCATTATACGAAATCGAAAACCTGAAAGCGCCAGTGCTGCTGATCCACGGCCGCAACGACCGCAATGTGTCGGCGGAACACTCATACCGAATCGAGAAACGTCTAAAAGAGATGGACATGCCTGTAGAAAGCTGGTATTTTGATGACTACACACACTACTTTCCGCCAGTAATGAATCGGAAAGTTGTCGCCGATTTAACGAATTGGATGAAATCACCCGAACAACAATGA